TTGTATGAAGAACCATTCTGGTTCTTGTTTGAACGTGTAGAGGGCTTGGTCCTCACAGGCAATGGCGTCTTTGATGGGCAAGGTTCAAGTTCCTGGAAAAACATTGATGGCTGCAGCAGTTGCAGTCCACTCCCAGCTGTAAGTTTAATTTAATGATTTATAATTAACTTCTAAATTGTATACCATCATAAGTAAGAAACCGACCTTAACTattagtttaatttatttatttacttaaataattatGCAGAGCATCAAATTTAACGGTGTCAAAAACGGGGTCATCCGAGGCATCACCTCCCTTAACAGCAAAGGAGTTCACGTTTTCCTCACTAACAGCCAGAACATTAGGGTGCGAGGAGTGAACATCTCTGCCCCTGACACAAGCCCCAACACTGACGGCATCCACATCAGCAACTCCAACAACATAAAGATCGCCAGAGTTCACATTGGAACTGGTGATGATTGCATTGGCATGATTCAGGGATCCACCAACGTTGCCATCAACAATGTTGTCTGTGGCCCTGGACATGGCATCAGGTACATGCATAACtcaattcttaatgacttCGAAACCCTTTTGCTATAATATTGTAACGTCGTTCATAGTCCATATTTCTCGGTCTATCAACATAACATATCAAATTGTCTCATGGCTGAATTTTTATGCCCATTTTTACGGATGGCAGTATCGGTAGCCTTGGCAAGTACCAGAATGAAAATGACGTGACGGGGATCATCGTGAAGAAGACGACGTTTTTGAACACAGACAATGGGATTAGAATCAAATCATGGCCAGGATCGACCCCAAGCCGAGCCTCAGGCATGATTTTCCAGGACCTTATCATGCAGAATGTTAAGAAACCCATCATAATTGACCAAGAGTATTGCGCAGGGGGCTGCAACAAGAACCAGGTTTGTTTTAACTAATTCTCTTCAAACCTGCCTCCTTTTCACAAACTACTACCTTCTTCAATTTTACCAATTTTCTAGTACATCGAATGAGATCGAACCATGACTTATCCTAATCTTAAATTTTTAACGTTCTATCGTTGAATTTTTTGCAGCCATCACGCGTACAGATCAGCAATGTTCACTACATAAACATCAAAGGGACCACAGCATCAAAGATTGCAGTGGATTTCATTTGCAGCAGCCAGTTCCCTTGCAAAAATGTTGAGCTTCGGGACATCAATTTGAACTACATTGGTCCCAGCAATGGCGGGCCTATCACCTCCATATGCAAAAATGCAGAAGTAGGATTTGGTGGCATACAAAACCCACCAGCCTGCCATTAAGCGCCTGCTCTAGTTGAAGACAAGCACCCTTGTCCTGCTTGGCTACATAtacgtatgtatatatacacgAAGAGGATGAGGAGAGCATCTTGGGTTTAAGAAGAAGATTTAATATTGGGGGTGTCTCTGGGGTTGATGCATATGTATTCATCTCTCAAATGGGGAAGGTTTATTATTTTGCAGCATCAGTCTCGGTGTGCTTCTGATTACCAGAGGGGCGGTGTGCTTCTGATTACCAGAGGGGCCATGG
The genomic region above belongs to Prunus dulcis unplaced genomic scaffold, ALMONDv2, whole genome shotgun sequence and contains:
- the LOC117613512 gene encoding exopolygalacturonase-like, which codes for MAIAGMSSHAILILCLAALACQASATAVTQVVPDIFRGTNLGVHDKVDPTEKIFNVLDHGAKPDGSGDSSIAFIQTWIAACRNHTGRSRVVIPKGTFKTGPVIFQGPCSCSKPIVVQVSGTIKGLNDISLYEEPFWFLFERVEGLVLTGNGVFDGQGSSSWKNIDGCSSCSPLPASIKFNGVKNGVIRGITSLNSKGVHVFLTNSQNIRVRGVNISAPDTSPNTDGIHISNSNNIKIARVHIGTGDDCIGMIQGSTNVAINNVVCGPGHGISIGSLGKYQNENDVTGIIVKKTTFLNTDNGIRIKSWPGSTPSRASGMIFQDLIMQNVKKPIIIDQEYCAGGCNKNQPSRVQISNVHYINIKGTTASKIAVDFICSSQFPCKNVELRDINLNYIGPSNGGPITSICKNAEVGFGGIQNPPACH